A genomic window from Gemmatimonadaceae bacterium includes:
- the mltG gene encoding endolytic transglycosylase MltG — protein sequence MRRRLVLSLGVLLATAACGNGEQDNIAVSIRQGSNFREAAESLAVHGLVRSPSLFRYYARLAKRDRSIRYGRYIIREGASWDEILTALEQGKGIVHRVTVPEGSTLWDIVPAIAKALTLPEDSVQRALADTAFHRRIGLPRGMRSLEGYLFPDTYDFPDGATARQAVDLMLKRFEREWTPAHTARAAEIKMTRHQVVTLASIIEKEVRRGHERPTVSAVYHNRLKIGQMLQADPTVQYALGRRRPGRVLYRDLRVDSPYNTYRRTGLPPGPIASPGGASITAALYPADVTYRYFVAHPDGHHEFRNTYAEHLRAIEYVRSVARADSLERRRRAAQAAVDSALSAAGVPRATYDSIRQRQP from the coding sequence ATGCGTAGACGCCTCGTGCTGTCCCTTGGCGTCCTGCTCGCCACCGCCGCCTGCGGAAACGGCGAGCAGGACAACATCGCGGTGTCGATCCGCCAAGGCTCGAACTTCCGCGAGGCCGCCGAGTCGCTCGCGGTGCACGGGCTGGTGCGATCCCCGTCGCTGTTCCGCTACTACGCGCGACTCGCCAAGCGCGACCGCAGCATCCGCTACGGCCGCTACATCATCCGCGAAGGCGCGAGCTGGGACGAGATCCTCACGGCGCTGGAACAGGGCAAGGGCATCGTGCACCGGGTGACGGTCCCGGAGGGTTCGACGCTATGGGACATCGTGCCGGCGATCGCGAAGGCGCTGACGCTGCCGGAAGATTCGGTGCAGCGGGCGCTGGCCGACACGGCCTTCCATCGACGGATCGGGCTGCCGCGCGGGATGCGCTCCCTCGAGGGCTACCTGTTTCCGGACACCTACGACTTCCCTGATGGCGCGACCGCCCGCCAGGCGGTGGACCTGATGCTGAAGCGTTTTGAGCGGGAGTGGACGCCGGCGCACACGGCACGGGCCGCGGAGATCAAGATGACGCGGCACCAAGTCGTGACGCTGGCGAGCATCATCGAGAAGGAAGTGCGGCGCGGCCACGAACGCCCCACCGTCTCGGCGGTGTACCACAACCGCCTGAAGATCGGGCAGATGCTGCAGGCCGACCCGACGGTGCAATACGCACTGGGTCGGCGGCGGCCGGGCCGCGTGCTGTACCGCGACCTGCGCGTGGACTCGCCGTACAACACGTACCGACGCACCGGCCTGCCGCCGGGCCCCATCGCCAGTCCCGGGGGCGCGAGCATCACCGCGGCGCTGTATCCGGCGGACGTCACGTACCGCTACTTCGTGGCGCACCCGGACGGCCACCACGAGTTCCGGAACACCTACGCCGAACACCTGCGGGCCATCGAGTACGTGCGCAGCGTGGCGCGTGCCGACTCGTTGGAACGGCGCCGACGTGCGGCGCAAGCCGCGGTGGATTCGGCGCTGTCGGCGGCGGGCGTGCCCCGCGCGACCTACGACTCGATTCGCCAGCGACAGCCCTGA
- the aroH gene encoding chorismate mutase, giving the protein MRNTQRPRSVRAVRGAITVTADEPALIREAVTELLEALLNDNDLAPNDLISAVFTATPDLVSEFPAHAARLFGWTDIPLLCAQELPVHGALARCIRVMVHAETRLARHEIRHVYLRDAILLRADLLAD; this is encoded by the coding sequence ATGCGGAACACCCAGCGTCCCCGCAGCGTGCGGGCCGTGCGCGGCGCCATCACCGTCACGGCCGACGAGCCCGCGCTCATCCGCGAGGCCGTCACCGAGCTCCTCGAGGCCCTCCTCAACGACAACGACCTCGCGCCGAACGACCTCATCTCGGCCGTCTTTACCGCGACGCCCGACCTCGTGAGCGAGTTCCCGGCGCACGCGGCGCGGCTTTTTGGCTGGACGGACATCCCCTTGCTCTGCGCCCAGGAGTTGCCGGTGCACGGCGCGCTTGCGCGCTGCATCCGCGTGATGGTGCACGCCGAGACGCGCCTGGCGCGTCACGAGATCCGGCACGTGTATCTGCGCGACGCCATCTTGCTACGCGCCGATCTGCTCGCGGATTGA